Genomic DNA from Xiphophorus hellerii strain 12219 chromosome 16, Xiphophorus_hellerii-4.1, whole genome shotgun sequence:
AAGATGACAACACCGCCACCGGTGCGGTCGGCCTGCTAACCTACGACCTGTTCCACATGCAAAGCCGGGTTTGTTCGGAGCGCATGGCCCTCATGTTCTCCGTGCCTTTCGACCACAAAATTTATAAGAACCGGCTGGCTGTAGGTGTGGTCGAGCATTCCCGGGCCTGCGACAAACATCTGTACGACCAGATGTATGATGGGAAAGATCTCAGCAACTTCACCCGTTCTGAGGCAAACGGATGTGGGCTGGAATATAAAGCAGCACATGTTGATTTAAGAGCCACAATGTCTACAACAGGCAAAGCTATTGTTAAAGTAGAGCTGTATGATAAAATGGGCCGTTAGTGTGCATGTCGACTGGGTTTTATTCTTAAACTCCTTGTTATTTTTGTGTCCGTAGAGTGAATAGAATTTGTTTGATGTGACCACTGTCGtcatcttgaaataaaaaagaaatgcattcagGAGAGGAAGACTGATTTTGCTGTCATCTGTATTTTGCATCTGCTGAGAGATATCAATATCTGACAACCAGCTCATTGATTTCCCATTAGCTAATGTCTTGGACTCATGTACATTGTACTCTCTCTTCTCTTTGATTATGGTAATAAAACATTCAGACCCAATGCTTGTGTTGCTTTGTGTGGAGTATGTTCTCACTCTGTATGCCTGCATTATTACTGATGAacagtaattattatttaatctcTTATCTGGATCTATCCAACTCTAATGAGTGGCAACAGATGGAAAGCTGGcgtagatgtttttttaatctgcgcAATAACAACACGGTTCTTCACTGGCTAGGAGACTTTTCATCTTGCTGTTTGTGTGGAACTTGGAAAACAACAGCTTCagtagtagaaaaaaaataagagtaagGAGGCTCCAGAGATGTGTGCCTAGATTTGCATTGTTtacttgttttctgttgctcaCTAAAAAAGGAAGAAGGTTCCCAAACTGCTTCTCTCAGATGGATTtcatgaaaaaaggaaaaaaagacaggacAGGATAAATGTGCAGCGTTAGCAACAAAGAGATCCAAGGAGAAAGTATTAGAGACGGATCCAAGAAAGGGTGTGGTTGTTTGATGATACAGGGATTAaccacatttatatttttgcagtaaTCTTTCGTGTAGGCCCAAACTTACTAATGTATGTATGTGGAAAGAGGGTGTGCTTGGTCTAAATTATG
This window encodes:
- the LOC116736028 gene encoding bryoporin, encoding MPETAEAVSATLTTNRHCTVEITNISGSYCLINPKVYMTSGFSYHPPQPTVRTQKTEVCSFTKDDNTATGAVGLLTYDLFHMQSRVCSERMALMFSVPFDHKIYKNRLAVGVVEHSRACDKHLYDQMYDGKDLSNFTRSEANGCGLEYKAAHVDLRATMSTTGKAIVKVELYDKMGR